From the Lathyrus oleraceus cultivar Zhongwan6 chromosome 4, CAAS_Psat_ZW6_1.0, whole genome shotgun sequence genome, one window contains:
- the LOC127076110 gene encoding U-box domain-containing protein 44, whose amino-acid sequence MMVVDLLTSGPTTTAISQIIDTIGEFLFYASDVLVNKDSFKELGAYLERIMPVLKELRKEKVSDSEAFNRAIDVMNRETKGAKLLALECGKKSKFYLLMNCRSIVKRLENHTKEISKALGLLPLAASGLSAGILEEIEKICDNMERAGFKAAVADEEILEKIESGIRENNVGRSYANNLITLIAEAVGITNERSTMKVELEEFKKEIENARVDKKKAEAMQMDQIIALLERADAASSPCERKLKYFAKRQSLGTRILEPLQSFYCPITHDVMMEPVETSSDQTFERSAIEKWFGEGNKLCPLTLIPLDTSVLRPNKTLKQSIEEWKDRNTMITIATLKEKIHQFGDDDEVMECLKTVQDLCEQREQHREWLMLEDYILVLIQILGSKNRDIRNRAFVILCILANDNDEAKERIVTVDDAVESIVHSLGRRSEERKLAVALLLELSRNDRAREHIGKVQGCILLLVTMSNGDDDQAARDATELLYNLSYSDQNVILMAKANYFTHLLQRLSTGPDDVKMIMARTLAEMELTDHNKESLFDGGVLAPLLHLFLHYDLQMKKVATKALRNISSLKRNGLEMIRQGAARPLLDLLFHHSIQTSSLWEDVAGIIMQLAASATSQDAQTLVLLLDSDDDVFNLFPLVRVTQPGVQQNIILTFYVLCQSPSSSYIKTKLNQCSAIPELVRLCENENTNLRASAVKLFSCLVESCDEAIILENVDKKCINTLLRILESSSDKEEILSAMGIICHLPEIDQITQWILDAGILPIIYKYVHNGRDSDLQRSNLVEEAIGALHRFTVPTNLEWQKVAAETGIITVLVQLLGSGTTLTKQRAALCLAEFSKSTVRLGKPILNRKGLLCCFSAPNEIGCRVHGGICTVKSSFCLLAAEAIGPLTRNLGESDYGVCGASLDALLTLIEGEKLESGSKVLAKANAIPLIIKFLSSSSPELQEKSLNVLERIFQLVEFKQLYGSSAQMPLVDLTQRSNGRVRSMSARVLAHLNVLHDQSSYF is encoded by the exons AAGGGTGCGAAGTTACTTGCTCTAGAATGTGGCAAGAAGAGCAAGTTTTATCTGTTGATGAATTGCAGGTCCATTGTAAAGCGGTTAGAGAATCACACAAAGGAGATAAGCAAGGCGCTCGGTCTTCTTCCTTTAGCTGCATCGGGTCTTTCGGCTGGAATATTGGAAGAAATTGAAAAGATTTGTGATAATATGGAGAGAGCTGGGTTTAAGGCTGCGGTAGCGGATGAAGAGATTTTAGAGAAAATCGAGTCAGGGATAAGGGAAAACAATGTCGGTCGTTCTTATGCAAATAATTTAATAACTCTCATTGCTGAGGCTGTTGGAATTACAAATGAGAGGTCGACAATGAAGGTTGAACTTGAAGAGTTTAAGAAAGAAATCGAAAATGCCCGTGTTGATAAGAAGAAGGCCGAAGCTATGCAAATGGATCAGATCATTGCTTTGTTGGAAAGAGCTGATGCAGCTTCATCACCGTGCGAAAGGAAACTGAAATACTTTGCGAAACGCCAATCTTTAGGAACTCGGATCTTAGAGCCTTTACAGTCATTTTACTGTCCTATCACACATGATGTTATGATGGAACCTGTTGAAACTTCATCAGATCAAACATTTGAGAGAAGTGCAATAGAAAAATGGTTCGGAGAAGGAAACAAGCTGTGTCCTTTGACATTGATTCCTTTAGATACATCGGTTTTGAGACCTAACAAAACTTTGAAACAATCCATAGAAGAATGGAAAGATAGAAATACAATGATTACAATTGCtactttgaaagaaaaaataCACCAGTTTGGAGATGATGATGAAGTAATGGAATGTCTAAAAACTGTTCAAGATTTGTGTGAGCAGAGAGAGCAACACAGGGAGTGGTTGATGCTTGAAGACTACATACTAGTTCTTATCCAAATTCTCGGTTCGAAAAACCGCGATATAAGGAATCGTGCTTTTGTCATCCTTTGCATTCTAGCAAATGATAATGACGAAGCTAAG GAAAGAATTGTAACGGTTGATGATGCAGTTGAATCGATCGTCCATTCTCTTGGACGACGTTCAGAAGAAAGAAAATTAGCAGTAGCATTACTGCTTGAATTATCCAGAAATGACAGGGCGCGGGAACACATTGGAAAAGTTCAAGGTTGCATACTGCTATTGGTGACTATGTCTAACGGAGATGATGACCAAGCTGCTAGAGATGCAACTGAGCTGTTGTATAATCTTTCGTACTCTGATCAGAATGTTATACTGATGGCAAAGGCAAATTATTTCACGCATTTACTGCAGCGTCTCTCCACAG GGCCAGATGATGTAAAGATGATTATGGCCAGAACTTTAGCAGAAATGGAGTTAACTGACCATAATAAAGAGTCTTTATTTGATGGTGGTGTATTGGCTCCTCTTCTTCACCTATTCTTACATTATGATCTTCAGATGAAAAAGGTGGCTACTAAAGCTCTTAGGAATATATCAAGTTTAAAGAGAAATGGACTAGAAATGATTCGACAAGGTGCCGCGCGACCGTTGCTTGACCTCCTTTTCCATCATAGCATACAAACATCAAGTTTATGGGAAGATGTAGCAGGCATAATCATGCAACTTGCTGCCTCAGCTACCTCTCAAGATGCCCAAACACTAGTTTTATTACTAGATTCTGATGATGATGTTTTTAACCTTTTTCCTTTAGTCAGGGTGACACAACCTGGTGTGCAACAAAACATTATTCTGACCTTTTATGTCTTGTGCcagtcaccttcatcttcataTATCAAGACCAAGCTAAATCAG TGCTCGGCTATACCAGAATTGGTTAGACTGTGTGAGAATGAGAATACAAACCTAAGAGCAAGTGCTGTAAAATTGTTTTCATGCTTGGTAGAGAGCTGTGATGAAGCCATCATACTAGAGAATGTTGATAAAAAGTGCATCAATACTTTACTTCGGATCCTAGAATCTTCATCTGATAAAGAGGAAATACTTTCTGCCATGGGAATAATATGCCATCTGCCAGAAATTGATCAAATAACTCAATGGATTCTGGATGCTGGTATACTTCCAATCATTTATAAGTATGTTCACAACGGTAGAGACAGTGATCTTCAAAGGAGTAACTTAGTAGAGGAAGCAATTGGTGCCTTACATCGGTTTACAGTTCCAACTAACTTGGAGTGGCAAAAGGTTGCAGCTGAAACTGGTATTATAACTGTTTTAGTGCAGTTGCTTGGGAGTGGAACAACCTTGACAAAACAACGTGCGGCACTATGTCTCGCTGAATTTTCTAAAAGCACGGTTAGGCTCGGCAAACCTATTCTGAACCGAAAAGGACTACTGTGTTGCTTCTCAGCTCCAAATGAAATTGGCTGCAGAGTTCATGGAGGAATATGCACTGTCAAGTCATCATTTTGCCTGTTGGCAGCTGAAGCAATTGGACCACTCACGAGGAATCTTGGAGAATCTGATTATGGAGTTTGTGGAGCTTCTTTGGACGCTTTATTAACATTAATTGAAGGTGAAAAACTAGAGAGTGGTAGTAAAGTGCTTGCTAAAGCAAATGCAATACCCTTGATAATAAAATTTCTCAGTTCTTCCTCTCCTGAGCTGCAAGAAAAGTCTCTAAATGTTTTGGAAAGGATTTTTCAGCTAGTAGAGTTCAAACAGTTGTATGGATCTTCAGCTCAAATGCCTCTAGTTGACTTAACACAGAGGAGTAATGGTAGAGTTAGATCCATGTCAGCTAGAGTATTGGCACATTTGAATGTTCTTCATGATCAATCTTCATACTTTTGA